The Kineothrix sp. MB12-C1 genome includes a window with the following:
- a CDS encoding methyl-accepting chemotaxis protein — protein MDITTTTVEDMLKAMDFGSNSIKALVTLDEREIIRAQQGEEDVAYEGTDSVFTNKDFYATSKMEKEAGSQYVKYNGGIYLYVYAPVGETGIMLCGLIPQDNILKEVTFIRNICIAMVIFASVIAFIIGSRIAADMGKSIKVMTKGMGKVAEGDLTLNFIMKRKDEFNMLANGMNDMLFGMRTLLTDMKKFGNKVKEMSDDVAVKSEVINASIREISSAVDEVSAGTQTQAKEAEISNNKMLGFAKKVDIVCEGTAHMGNTIHRTTTAVEQGRVIVDELNRKSETTVAITKILMENINNVQERSSEIEKFVDTINNLAKQTNLLSLNASIEAARAGENGRGFAVVAEEIRKLADESMQAGNNIKNIVGNIAETTRITTDSAKEAEDIVFEQAGALGETIQIFGEINQCVEALVNGLRGITDSIQTISIEKEEVQDSIRNISVVSEQTAIATEEVTAALDEEVKIIYNLVRDVELLKEDADALEYLICKFTID, from the coding sequence GTGGATATTACGACAACGACAGTAGAAGATATGCTGAAAGCGATGGATTTTGGCAGCAACAGCATCAAGGCATTAGTTACACTTGATGAACGTGAGATAATTCGTGCACAGCAAGGGGAGGAAGACGTAGCATACGAGGGTACGGATTCTGTATTTACAAATAAAGACTTTTATGCGACAAGCAAGATGGAGAAAGAAGCAGGATCTCAGTACGTGAAGTATAATGGAGGCATTTATTTGTATGTATATGCACCAGTAGGAGAGACGGGCATCATGCTTTGCGGATTAATTCCTCAGGATAATATACTAAAGGAAGTTACTTTTATTCGTAACATTTGTATTGCGATGGTGATTTTTGCGAGTGTGATTGCTTTTATAATAGGGAGTAGGATTGCTGCAGATATGGGCAAATCCATAAAGGTGATGACGAAAGGTATGGGTAAGGTTGCAGAGGGGGATCTGACACTAAATTTTATCATGAAGCGCAAAGATGAGTTCAATATGCTGGCAAATGGAATGAATGATATGCTTTTTGGTATGCGGACACTCCTCACAGATATGAAGAAGTTTGGAAATAAAGTAAAGGAAATGTCGGATGACGTTGCAGTTAAATCGGAGGTGATCAATGCTTCCATCCGTGAGATATCATCAGCAGTGGATGAAGTGTCAGCAGGTACACAGACGCAGGCAAAGGAAGCAGAAATTAGTAATAATAAAATGTTGGGTTTTGCAAAAAAAGTTGATATTGTATGTGAAGGCACTGCTCATATGGGCAATACGATACATAGAACTACTACGGCAGTGGAACAAGGACGTGTCATTGTGGATGAGTTAAATCGAAAATCGGAGACGACAGTGGCAATTACAAAGATTCTTATGGAAAATATCAACAATGTGCAGGAGCGCTCCTCAGAAATTGAGAAATTTGTTGACACCATCAATAATCTCGCAAAACAAACGAATTTATTATCTTTGAATGCCTCGATAGAAGCAGCAAGAGCAGGAGAGAATGGCAGAGGTTTTGCTGTAGTAGCGGAAGAAATCAGGAAACTTGCAGATGAATCCATGCAGGCAGGTAATAATATAAAGAATATTGTAGGAAATATTGCCGAAACGACTAGGATAACCACTGATTCAGCAAAAGAGGCGGAAGATATTGTATTCGAGCAGGCGGGTGCCTTGGGAGAAACAATCCAGATATTCGGAGAGATAAACCAATGTGTAGAAGCTTTGGTTAACGGTCTCAGGGGTATCACAGATAGCATACAGACAATCAGTATAGAGAAGGAAGAGGTACAAGACTCTATCCGAAATATTTCTGTAGTGTCTGAACAGACGGCAATTGCCACGGAGGAGGTTACTGCTGCTTTGGATGAGGAAGTGAAAATTATTTATAATCTGGTAAGGGATGTGGAGTTACTAAAAGAAGATGCAGATGCGCTGGAGTACTTAATCTGCAAGTTTACAATAGATTAA
- a CDS encoding SGNH/GDSL hydrolase family protein translates to MYKSPTDPVGQRPGFYIMKDMQIEGTDHQESGYMQQIYLDRGRIRHCMKYTGGVEDAEIIHMMESCQGFRRLVHSIGVRVTAADASLGKIDFRLKCYGKKDVYNGGTALSRGCKTDGSETLISLQETLWSKDDDVPGCLQFIFQKRGELATVTVRFYLNDGFYVEESMQEEEVDTASSKYDEMIARSLVSPGNTLRLKNALEKVKRGEEVTIAFIGGSITQGAGAKPIQEKCYARLTYEGIKKKYGDKDNLRFVKAGVGGTPSQLGLLRYEEEVTKGGKVQPDIVIVEFAVNDTEDELEGGCYESLVRKIYYSGNKPAVILLFAVFEDDFNLQKRMIPVGERYRLPMVSIQDAIVEQFYDKEQRVLSKHQYFYDIYHPSNLGHRIMADCMLHLIEKVDILPYTDEQISEGSPVYSDVFEKIHFFDRKTIPEKIRIEEGGFTGTDEQLQMVERDMDTFQTPEFPNNWQHVPARSSSPFVLKLISRNLIFVFKDSGETQAGAADIWVDGEFFAEADPHFNNWTHCNSKILYNNDEAAKHTIMIQMKEPDKEFTILGFGYTV, encoded by the coding sequence ATGTATAAATCCCCAACTGATCCGGTAGGGCAGCGTCCCGGATTCTATATTATGAAAGATATGCAGATAGAAGGTACCGACCATCAGGAAAGCGGATATATGCAGCAAATATATCTGGATAGGGGAAGAATCCGGCATTGCATGAAGTATACAGGAGGCGTGGAGGATGCAGAAATCATCCATATGATGGAAAGCTGTCAAGGATTTCGCAGACTGGTGCACAGCATAGGTGTCCGGGTTACGGCAGCAGATGCAAGCTTGGGAAAGATTGATTTTCGACTGAAGTGTTACGGAAAAAAGGATGTATATAACGGAGGTACTGCTCTTTCCCGCGGCTGCAAAACAGATGGAAGTGAAACACTTATCTCCTTACAGGAGACGCTATGGTCAAAGGATGATGATGTTCCCGGCTGCCTACAGTTCATATTTCAAAAAAGAGGAGAGCTTGCCACAGTCACAGTGAGATTTTACTTAAATGACGGGTTTTATGTGGAAGAAAGTATGCAAGAGGAAGAAGTAGATACTGCTTCGTCAAAATATGATGAAATGATTGCACGCTCTCTGGTGTCGCCGGGTAATACCCTTCGGCTGAAAAATGCACTGGAAAAGGTCAAACGGGGAGAAGAAGTGACCATTGCTTTTATTGGTGGCTCCATTACACAGGGAGCAGGTGCAAAACCTATTCAAGAAAAATGCTATGCACGGCTTACTTATGAAGGAATCAAGAAAAAATACGGGGATAAAGATAATCTTAGGTTCGTGAAAGCGGGAGTAGGGGGAACGCCATCTCAACTGGGATTGCTGCGATATGAAGAGGAAGTGACAAAGGGTGGCAAGGTACAGCCGGATATTGTGATTGTGGAATTTGCAGTTAACGATACAGAGGATGAGCTGGAGGGCGGCTGCTACGAAAGCCTTGTGAGGAAGATATACTATTCAGGAAACAAGCCCGCCGTTATATTGCTCTTTGCTGTATTTGAAGATGATTTTAATTTGCAGAAGAGAATGATTCCCGTAGGAGAGCGTTATCGACTGCCAATGGTGAGTATTCAAGATGCAATAGTGGAACAGTTTTATGATAAAGAGCAAAGAGTGTTATCCAAACACCAATATTTTTATGACATTTACCATCCGTCAAATCTGGGACACCGGATTATGGCAGATTGTATGCTGCATCTGATAGAGAAGGTGGATATCCTGCCCTATACAGACGAACAAATTTCGGAAGGAAGTCCTGTATATTCGGATGTTTTTGAAAAAATACACTTTTTTGACAGAAAAACAATCCCTGAAAAGATAAGAATAGAAGAGGGGGGATTTACGGGAACGGATGAACAGCTACAGATGGTAGAAAGAGATATGGATACATTCCAGACACCGGAGTTTCCCAACAACTGGCAGCATGTACCGGCAAGGAGCAGCAGCCCATTTGTACTAAAGCTGATAAGTAGGAATCTGATATTTGTTTTTAAGGATTCCGGAGAAACGCAAGCTGGAGCGGCAGACATATGGGTGGACGGGGAGTTTTTTGCAGAGGCAGACCCTCACTTCAACAACTGGACGCACTGTAATTCCAAAATTCTTTATAATAATGACGAGGCCGCAAAACATACGATTATGATTCAAATGAAAGAACCGGACAAGGAATTTACCATATTGGGGTTCGGATATACGGTTTAG
- a CDS encoding helix-turn-helix transcriptional regulator, giving the protein MAEKYQQPIEGFSRIVEGNYEIVHFLTGSTIRIWYNQEAQDFSSHWHPAMEIIMPVENIYTVTIHETKFVLNPNDILIIPAGELHHLMAPPCGARLIYMFDFSVISKIKGFSSLLPFLAQPILINQETYPLYYTDHYQLLLKIRDEYFSDNNLREPLIYSHLINFFVHLGRSRINTDMAFPYIHTTKRKDLIEKLNIVFDYLDTHYRENLTLDSVADIAGFSKFHFTRLFKQCSGQNFYDYLCYKRIKSAELLLVHPEITITEIALQSGFSSISTFNRTFKKLKNCTPSEYRALYCANY; this is encoded by the coding sequence ATGGCAGAGAAATATCAGCAGCCTATAGAAGGCTTCAGCCGAATCGTAGAGGGAAACTATGAAATTGTACATTTTTTGACGGGCTCCACTATTCGAATATGGTATAACCAAGAGGCACAGGACTTTTCTTCCCATTGGCACCCTGCCATGGAAATTATTATGCCTGTGGAAAATATCTATACCGTCACCATACACGAAACAAAGTTTGTATTGAACCCCAATGACATATTAATTATTCCCGCTGGAGAGCTGCACCATCTGATGGCTCCGCCTTGCGGTGCACGACTTATTTATATGTTTGACTTTTCCGTTATTTCAAAGATAAAGGGTTTCTCTTCCCTGTTGCCCTTTTTGGCACAGCCTATACTGATCAATCAGGAAACTTATCCTTTGTATTATACGGATCATTATCAGCTTCTGCTTAAAATACGGGATGAATACTTTAGTGACAACAATCTGCGGGAGCCTCTGATCTATTCCCACTTAATTAACTTCTTTGTCCATCTGGGACGCAGCCGCATCAATACCGACATGGCTTTTCCTTACATACATACAACAAAGCGCAAGGATTTGATTGAGAAGCTGAACATCGTATTTGACTATCTGGATACTCACTACCGGGAAAACCTCACCTTAGATTCTGTAGCTGATATTGCAGGATTTTCAAAATTTCACTTTACTCGCCTGTTTAAGCAATGCTCTGGACAGAACTTTTATGATTATTTATGCTATAAGCGGATTAAATCTGCGGAGCTTCTGTTGGTGCATCCGGAAATCACCATAACCGAAATAGCCCTGCAATCGGGCTTTTCCAGCATATCCACTTTTAACAGAACCTTCAAAAAGCTTAAAAACTGCACTCCCTCCGAATATAGGGCATTGTATTGTGCAAATTATTAA
- the ppdK gene encoding pyruvate, phosphate dikinase, whose amino-acid sequence MAKWVYLFEEGSADMKNLLGGKGANLAEMTRLGLPIPQGFTVTTEACTDYYKQGRQITQEIETQIFEALEKLEIEQGKKFGDTDNPLLVSVRSGARASMPGMMDTILNLGLNDEAVEGFAKKTGNPRFAYDSYRRFIQMFSDVVMEIPKPLFEKILDEMKESRGVQTDSELTAEDLKETTERFKKLYFERKKEGFPQEPRKQLMEAVKAVFRSWDNDRAIVYRRMNDIPGDWGTAVNVQAMVFGNMGNTSGTGVAFTRNPSTGAKGIFGEYLINAQGEDVVAGIRTPQPIAKLEEDLPECYKQFVETANRLEDHYRDMQDMEFTIEEGKLFFLQTRSGKRTAGAALQIACDLVDEGMIDSRTAVARIEAKSLDQLLHPNFDTEALKAGEVIGQALPASPGAAAGKVYFHAIDAVLAHERGERVILVRQETSPEDIEGMHAAEGILTVRGGMTSHAAVVARGMGTCCVSGCAEVHINEDAKTFELGGHHFTEGDYISLDGSTGKIYKGDIRTVEAGITGNFRRIMAWADEYRTLKVRANADTPSDAMNAIKLGAEGIGLCRTEHMFFEPDRIPKIRKMILSETVEAREAALAELIPFQKGDFKGLYEVMEGRPVTIRFLDPPLHEFVPTEEKDIVQMAEEMGLSVAKVKEACDALHEFNPMMGHRGCRLSVSYPEIARMQTRAVMEAAIEVKKEKGFDVVPEIMIPLVGDKKELKYVKDVVVETAEAVKREKDSDIHYQVGTMIEIPRAALLADEIAEEAEFFSFGTNDLTQMTFGFSRDDAGKFLSAYYKSKIYESDPFAKLDHNGVGQLIEMAAQRGRAARPNLKLGICGEHGGDPSSVEFCHKAGLDYVSCSPFRVPIARLAAAQAALKG is encoded by the coding sequence ATGGCGAAATGGGTGTACTTATTTGAGGAAGGTAGTGCGGACATGAAGAACCTGTTAGGAGGAAAGGGAGCGAACTTGGCTGAGATGACAAGGCTTGGACTTCCGATTCCGCAGGGATTTACAGTGACTACGGAGGCATGTACAGACTATTATAAGCAGGGGCGGCAGATTACACAGGAAATCGAGACACAGATCTTCGAAGCATTAGAGAAATTGGAGATAGAGCAAGGGAAAAAGTTCGGCGATACCGATAATCCGTTACTTGTATCCGTCCGTTCCGGAGCCAGGGCTTCTATGCCGGGCATGATGGATACCATATTGAACCTGGGGCTTAACGATGAAGCGGTGGAAGGCTTTGCGAAAAAGACAGGGAATCCCAGATTTGCTTACGATTCCTATCGGCGATTTATCCAGATGTTTTCCGATGTAGTAATGGAAATCCCGAAACCCTTATTTGAAAAGATATTGGATGAAATGAAAGAGAGTAGAGGTGTTCAGACAGATTCTGAATTGACGGCGGAAGACTTAAAAGAAACGACGGAACGCTTTAAGAAGTTATATTTTGAACGTAAAAAAGAAGGCTTCCCACAGGAGCCGAGGAAACAGTTAATGGAAGCTGTAAAAGCAGTATTTCGTTCCTGGGATAATGATAGGGCAATTGTTTATCGCCGTATGAACGATATTCCCGGAGATTGGGGAACTGCAGTTAATGTACAGGCTATGGTGTTTGGTAATATGGGAAATACTTCGGGAACCGGTGTGGCCTTTACGAGGAATCCATCGACAGGCGCGAAGGGGATTTTTGGAGAATATTTGATCAATGCGCAAGGAGAAGATGTGGTGGCAGGAATTCGCACACCGCAGCCAATTGCGAAATTAGAAGAGGATTTACCGGAATGTTATAAGCAATTTGTGGAGACGGCGAACCGATTGGAAGACCATTATCGTGATATGCAGGATATGGAGTTTACAATTGAGGAAGGAAAGTTGTTCTTCCTGCAAACGAGAAGCGGGAAGCGTACGGCGGGAGCAGCTTTGCAAATCGCTTGCGATCTTGTGGATGAGGGGATGATTGATTCCCGCACAGCAGTTGCAAGAATTGAGGCGAAGTCCTTGGATCAATTGCTTCATCCGAACTTCGATACGGAAGCGTTAAAGGCAGGTGAGGTAATTGGACAAGCTCTTCCGGCATCTCCCGGAGCAGCGGCGGGTAAGGTATATTTCCATGCGATAGATGCAGTGCTTGCCCACGAGAGAGGAGAACGAGTAATTCTGGTACGCCAGGAGACCTCACCGGAGGACATCGAAGGAATGCATGCAGCAGAAGGTATTCTTACGGTACGGGGAGGTATGACCTCTCATGCAGCGGTAGTAGCGAGAGGGATGGGAACCTGCTGTGTATCGGGCTGCGCAGAAGTTCACATTAACGAAGATGCTAAGACGTTCGAGCTCGGAGGACACCATTTCACAGAAGGAGATTATATCTCTTTGGATGGTTCCACCGGAAAGATATATAAAGGAGATATTCGGACAGTAGAAGCAGGAATCACCGGCAATTTCAGGCGTATTATGGCTTGGGCTGATGAATATAGGACGTTGAAGGTTCGCGCAAATGCGGATACACCTTCCGATGCGATGAATGCGATTAAATTAGGTGCAGAAGGCATTGGACTTTGTCGGACGGAGCATATGTTCTTTGAGCCGGATAGAATCCCGAAGATTCGAAAGATGATTCTATCCGAAACGGTAGAAGCGAGAGAAGCAGCTCTGGCGGAGCTGATTCCTTTCCAAAAGGGCGATTTCAAAGGGTTGTATGAGGTGATGGAAGGCCGACCGGTAACGATTCGTTTCTTAGATCCTCCACTTCATGAGTTCGTGCCTACGGAAGAAAAGGACATCGTGCAGATGGCTGAGGAAATGGGACTTTCTGTTGCAAAGGTAAAGGAAGCTTGTGATGCTCTTCATGAGTTCAACCCAATGATGGGACATAGAGGCTGTCGTTTATCTGTGAGCTATCCTGAAATTGCAAGAATGCAGACGAGAGCTGTAATGGAAGCGGCAATTGAAGTGAAGAAAGAGAAAGGCTTTGATGTGGTACCTGAGATTATGATTCCTTTGGTAGGAGATAAGAAGGAATTGAAATATGTAAAGGATGTAGTAGTGGAAACGGCAGAAGCTGTGAAACGGGAAAAGGATTCGGACATCCATTACCAGGTAGGCACGATGATTGAGATACCGCGTGCTGCTCTGTTGGCTGATGAGATTGCGGAGGAAGCGGAATTCTTCTCCTTTGGAACGAATGATTTGACTCAGATGACCTTCGGCTTTTCCAGAGATGATGCAGGTAAGTTCTTGTCCGCATATTATAAAAGTAAAATATATGAATCGGATCCTTTTGCGAAACTAGATCACAATGGCGTAGGACAATTAATCGAGATGGCGGCGCAGAGAGGAAGGGCGGCCCGCCCGAACCTGAAGCTGGGAATCTGTGGAGAGCATGGCGGAGATCCTTCTTCCGTGGAATTCTGTCATAAGGCAGGTCTCGATTATGTATCCTGTTCACCGTTCCGTGTGCCGATTGCCAGGTTGGCAGCCGCACAAGCAGCGTTAAAAGGTTAA
- a CDS encoding hydrogenase maturation nickel metallochaperone HypA/HybF: MHELGVVMEVVRVVEAFAQENEVEEVATIILQVGELSSMIPKYIKDVYPAAVDGTTLENAELEIEVIPANGRCGSCHTVFHVPEHHGACPTCRGTQFEMLSGREFYIKEIVCY; the protein is encoded by the coding sequence TTGCACGAATTAGGCGTTGTAATGGAAGTGGTGCGGGTTGTGGAAGCATTTGCACAAGAAAATGAAGTAGAAGAAGTTGCTACGATTATATTACAGGTTGGTGAGCTTTCCTCTATGATTCCCAAATACATCAAAGATGTATACCCTGCGGCAGTGGATGGCACTACCTTGGAGAATGCCGAGCTGGAGATAGAGGTTATCCCAGCAAACGGGAGGTGCGGAAGCTGTCATACTGTTTTCCATGTGCCTGAACATCATGGGGCATGCCCTACTTGCCGAGGTACGCAGTTTGAAATGCTGAGCGGAAGAGAATTCTATATTAAAGAAATTGTCTGTTATTGA
- a CDS encoding FAD-dependent oxidoreductase — MKDITKMIFPDWYECTYNEKVLALANHIGRKKPGAKNAYKWDDPEYVILEAGVDDEMAEVGMGLGVCEKRTTKEIAKVLNKPEDYCHKQLMKLAVYGVCFVNTIDGEDVFWAETWIPGTMEMIVNNLENVEKYPIIGYAMEAYGRVRGPMSSGSFPPGVGLMRVIPIETAIDGNTRRASYEEVSKYLNDNDIFTVTACSCRTDREIMGEGCGHLKEDMCIQMGHAAEYYIKTGRGRQITREEAFEIIKRAEENGLMHQIPNIDGSGKTHAICNCCGCGCLSLRTAAMFKNNDMVRSNYVAKVDSQKCVACGQCVENCPVNALKLGQKLCSSKPIVDDITTRETPRDMEWGEEHWNPDYRINKENVVETGTAPCKTNCPAHIGVQGYIKLASQGKYKDALELIRHENPLPAVCGRICNRRCEDACTRGDIDSPIAIDEIKKFIAQQELDKENRVIPKKRRDYSNKKIAIVGAGPAGLSCAYYLALDGYTITVFEKEKKLGGMLTMGIPSFRLEKDVVEAEIEIIKEMGVEFRTGIEVGKDITLDELREQGYEAFYLAIGAQGGRKVGIEGEDSQGVMSGIDFLRMVNQDNEAKINGKAVVVGGGNVAIDVARTAVRAGADSVVQCCLENRAQMPASKDEIEEAEEEHIDIRNGWGPKRILTRDGKVTGIELKRCISVFDAEGRFSPQYDEDDTITVEADYILLSVGQSILWGDLLQGSAAVTRPNGTLEADSFTYQTAQEDVFTGGDVYTGPRFAIDAIAAGKQAAISIHRFVHPGQSLVYGRDRRIYKELDKEAAIIESYDNTPRQCPENISSEKKAEESFRDLRGTLTEEQMRKETERCLGCGVTVVDSYMCVGCGQCTTKCKFDAITLERVYNGEGVAFTDMKPVVVKTVLKRKGKIAVRKVQKALSRGK; from the coding sequence ATGAAAGACATTACTAAAATGATATTCCCTGATTGGTATGAATGTACCTATAATGAAAAGGTGCTGGCGCTCGCCAATCACATCGGACGTAAAAAGCCAGGTGCCAAGAATGCTTATAAATGGGATGATCCCGAATATGTTATTCTCGAAGCCGGGGTTGATGATGAGATGGCAGAAGTAGGAATGGGACTTGGTGTATGTGAGAAACGTACTACGAAGGAAATTGCTAAGGTTCTGAATAAGCCGGAGGATTATTGCCACAAGCAGTTGATGAAACTAGCTGTTTATGGTGTATGTTTTGTTAATACCATCGATGGAGAAGACGTATTCTGGGCAGAAACATGGATTCCCGGAACGATGGAGATGATTGTGAACAATCTGGAGAACGTAGAGAAATATCCTATTATAGGATATGCCATGGAGGCCTATGGCCGTGTAAGGGGACCTATGAGTTCCGGCTCTTTCCCTCCGGGCGTAGGATTGATGCGCGTTATCCCTATTGAGACTGCCATTGACGGCAATACCCGTCGTGCTTCCTATGAGGAGGTTTCAAAGTATCTGAACGATAATGATATTTTTACCGTTACTGCTTGTTCTTGCCGTACTGACCGTGAAATCATGGGTGAGGGCTGCGGACACTTGAAAGAAGACATGTGTATCCAGATGGGACACGCGGCAGAATATTACATCAAAACGGGAAGAGGCCGCCAGATTACAAGGGAAGAAGCCTTTGAAATCATTAAGCGTGCGGAAGAAAATGGTTTGATGCACCAGATTCCCAATATTGATGGATCAGGGAAGACTCATGCGATTTGTAACTGCTGTGGCTGTGGCTGCCTTTCTTTAAGAACTGCAGCAATGTTTAAGAACAATGATATGGTTCGCTCTAACTATGTGGCAAAGGTAGATTCGCAAAAGTGTGTAGCTTGCGGACAATGTGTAGAAAATTGCCCGGTGAACGCGTTGAAACTCGGACAGAAATTATGTTCCTCTAAGCCCATAGTAGATGATATTACGACGAGGGAAACACCTCGCGATATGGAGTGGGGAGAAGAACATTGGAATCCTGACTACCGTATTAATAAAGAGAACGTAGTAGAGACGGGAACTGCACCTTGTAAGACGAATTGCCCGGCACATATCGGTGTGCAAGGATATATTAAGTTGGCTTCACAGGGAAAATATAAAGATGCGCTCGAGTTGATTCGCCATGAGAATCCCCTTCCTGCAGTTTGCGGACGTATCTGCAACAGACGTTGTGAGGATGCTTGTACGCGGGGGGATATCGATTCTCCTATCGCTATCGATGAAATCAAGAAATTTATCGCGCAGCAGGAGCTAGATAAAGAGAATCGTGTAATACCGAAGAAGCGTCGTGATTACAGCAATAAGAAAATTGCGATCGTAGGTGCGGGGCCGGCAGGACTTTCTTGCGCGTATTATTTGGCTCTCGATGGTTATACGATTACCGTATTTGAAAAAGAGAAGAAGCTTGGCGGGATGCTGACCATGGGAATCCCGAGTTTCCGTTTGGAAAAAGATGTGGTAGAAGCTGAAATTGAGATTATAAAAGAAATGGGAGTGGAATTTAGGACCGGCATAGAAGTTGGAAAAGATATCACTTTGGATGAACTAAGAGAACAGGGATATGAAGCCTTCTATCTTGCGATCGGAGCTCAAGGAGGAAGAAAAGTAGGTATTGAGGGAGAAGATTCACAGGGTGTTATGTCCGGTATCGATTTCCTTCGTATGGTAAATCAGGATAATGAGGCGAAGATTAATGGAAAGGCTGTTGTTGTAGGCGGTGGAAATGTTGCGATAGACGTAGCAAGGACTGCAGTCCGTGCGGGTGCTGATTCTGTAGTGCAGTGCTGCCTTGAGAACAGAGCCCAGATGCCGGCTTCCAAGGATGAAATTGAAGAGGCCGAGGAAGAGCATATCGATATTCGCAATGGATGGGGACCGAAACGTATTCTTACAAGAGATGGTAAGGTAACCGGTATTGAATTAAAGAGATGTATAAGCGTCTTCGATGCAGAGGGAAGATTTAGCCCTCAGTATGATGAAGATGATACGATAACGGTAGAGGCAGATTACATACTTCTTTCTGTAGGCCAGTCCATCCTTTGGGGAGACTTATTGCAAGGTTCGGCGGCTGTTACAAGACCTAACGGAACTCTGGAGGCAGATTCCTTCACTTATCAGACTGCGCAGGAGGATGTTTTTACAGGTGGTGATGTTTATACAGGTCCTCGTTTTGCCATCGATGCTATTGCAGCGGGCAAGCAGGCAGCAATTTCTATTCACCGTTTCGTACATCCGGGACAGAGTCTTGTATATGGACGTGACCGTCGTATTTACAAGGAGTTGGACAAAGAAGCAGCGATTATCGAATCCTATGACAATACGCCCCGCCAGTGCCCCGAGAATATTTCTTCTGAGAAAAAAGCAGAGGAAAGTTTCAGGGATTTACGAGGAACCCTTACAGAAGAACAGATGCGCAAGGAGACAGAGCGTTGCTTAGGCTGCGGTGTAACAGTGGTGGATTCTTATATGTGTGTAGGCTGCGGACAGTGCACGACCAAATGTAAATTCGATGCAATCACCTTGGAACGTGTTTATAACGGAGAAGGAGTTGCCTTTACAGATATGAAACCTGTCGTAGTGAAGACCGTCCTGAAGAGAAAAGGTAAGATTGCGGTCAGAAAGGTGCAGAAAGCTCTTTCGAGAGGCAAATAA
- the hypB gene encoding hydrogenase nickel incorporation protein HypB, translated as MKEYKILQIKESVFEDNNKQADLLREQLKEDKIFLLNLMSSPGAGKTTTLTRTIELLKDKLRIGVMEADIDSDVDAKTISETGVKVIQLHTGGMCHLDADMTKQGLEGLEAEGTDLVILENVGNLVCPAEFDTGSVKNAMILSVPEGDDKPLKYPLMFSICDVLLVNKIDVMPYFNFNLQACIDRVTKLNPNIKVIPVCAKTGEGIEEFADWLYNETKTWQSV; from the coding sequence ATGAAGGAATACAAGATACTTCAGATTAAGGAAAGTGTATTTGAGGACAATAATAAACAAGCAGATTTATTGAGAGAGCAATTAAAAGAAGATAAAATATTTTTGCTGAACTTAATGTCTTCTCCCGGAGCGGGGAAGACAACAACGTTGACACGTACGATTGAGCTTCTGAAGGATAAGCTTCGCATCGGAGTGATGGAGGCAGATATCGATTCGGACGTGGATGCTAAGACGATCTCTGAAACAGGAGTGAAGGTGATACAGCTCCATACAGGGGGGATGTGCCACCTGGATGCGGATATGACGAAGCAAGGATTGGAGGGCCTTGAAGCGGAGGGAACGGATCTTGTGATTTTGGAGAATGTAGGAAATCTCGTATGTCCGGCAGAATTCGATACAGGTTCTGTGAAAAATGCTATGATTTTGAGTGTGCCGGAAGGCGATGATAAACCATTGAAATATCCCTTGATGTTTTCCATCTGCGACGTACTTTTAGTGAATAAAATAGATGTAATGCCGTACTTTAATTTCAATTTGCAGGCTTGCATAGATCGAGTGACGAAATTAAATCCCAATATTAAGGTTATTCCGGTCTGTGCCAAGACGGGTGAAGGAATAGAAGAATTTGCCGATTGGCTCTATAATGAAACGAAAACATGGCAGTCCGTTTAG